One window of Fusarium keratoplasticum isolate Fu6.1 chromosome 2, whole genome shotgun sequence genomic DNA carries:
- a CDS encoding Fe-ADH domain-containing protein has product MAIECTDSPLSGLWRPQDHLKYLHYGSGCVERHLLSVIPSPTSKVFIITGSSMANKTPAIRNLEEFLGELHAGTYSDIKQHGQAEGVDEATRLVNEDDEIDTVVSVGGGSPIDSAKMVCFRIHESTGRTLTHIAIPTTLSAAECTAGGGFTRSDGTKLGFMHPSMGVGAIFYDASFARHTPKRLWLSTGLRAVDHAVETVYHPNASEVPWKALAQWALAVLVECLPAADKIHGSDTADDITTKLQLAAFASSGLRGSNFRDGMGLSHALGHALGSPYGIPHGETSCLTLGPVLRHKAETDEAAAQQIARLLPTLGENRRGEDARGEAIEVSQRVEALVRELGLEQPSLSARGVGREQVAVIARRASGGEPSKEILALVESLF; this is encoded by the exons ATGGCTATCGAATGCACTGACTCTCCCCTCTCTGGCCTATGGAGGCCCCAGGACCATCTCAAGTACCTGCACTACGGTTCCGGGTGCGTCGAGAGACACCTCTTGAGCGTGATCCCTTCCCCTACCTCCAAGGTCTTCATAATCACTGGCAGCTCCATGGCCAACAAGACACCCGCGATCCGCAATCTAGAGGAGTTTCTCGGCGAGCTCCACGCCGGGACCTACTCGGACATCAAGCAGCACGGCCAGGCCGAGGGAGTTGATGAGGCTACCCGGCTGGTcaacgaagacgacgagatCGATACGGTGGTGTCCGTTGGAGGCGGCTCGCCCATTGACTCGGCCAAGATGGTCTGCTTCCGCATACACGAATCGACGGGGAGGACTCTCACGCACATCGCCATCCCCACGACGCTCAGCGCTGCCGAGTGCACAGCCGGGGGAGGTTTCACACGCTCTGACGGCACCAAGCTTGGTTTCATGCACCCTTCCATGGGTGTGGGCGCCATCTTCTACGACGCCTCGTTTGCTCGACACACCCCCAAGCGCCTCTGGCTCTCGACGGGTCTGCGGGCGGTAGATCACGCAGTCGAGACTGTGTATCATCCAAACGCCTCCGAGGTGCCGTGGAAGGCCCTAGCTCAGTGGGCTCTGGCTGTTCTAGTCGAATGTCTTCCGGCAGCAGATAAGATCCATGGCTCTGATACTGCCGACGACATCACTACCAAGCTACAACTCGCTGCTTTTGCCAGTTCTGGCCTTCGTGGTTCCAACTTTAGAGACGGAATGGGCCTCTCGCACGCTCTAGGCCACGCTCTTGGAAGTCCTTATGGAATCCCTC ACGGTGAAACCAGCTGTCTGACGCTGGGTCCGGTCCTCCGCCACAAGGCAGAGACGGACGAGGCGGCCGCCCAGCAGATCGCCCGTCTGCTTCCAACCTTGGGGGAGAatcgccgaggagaagacgcTCGCGGTGAAGCTATTGAAGTGTCACAGCGTGTGGAGGCCCTGGTGAGGGAGTTGGGGCTGGAGCAGCCGTCCCTCTCAGCACGTGGAGTTGGCCGTGAGCAGGTTGCCGTTATCGCCAGGAGAGCATCTGGAGGGGAACCAAGCAAGGAGATTCTCGCATTGGTTGAGAGTTTGTTCTAG
- a CDS encoding PKS-ER domain-containing protein, whose protein sequence is MSDMMLQYQAVKQGGPFALATVPKPKPEPTDVCIRIKAVALNPLDYKMLTRGEMIRSWPAVFGLDGAGIVEEIGDEVTDFKPGQEVFALCGIGGKTAGFQEVVTVPQHFVSQKPASLTFEQVVSLPICYLTAAAAILVGLHVPIPHISSRAPGESVSPPGSILVLGGGSAVGGAAIQMLRFALPHATILATASLEHSERLKSLGVTETIDRRSSSLVSDVTGAVPGGVDAILDCVTAAAEDPNLFKTLDNNGPSLYSQVFTGVKVSAPEGINQAVVFGRNVFEAPRGKGAMAGLGKLLEEGTYKLPVPIKVIGKGWDAVGAGLLDFEARSSGEKLIVSL, encoded by the exons ATGTCCGACATGATGCTCCAGTACCAAGCCGTCAAGCAAGGCGGCCCCTTCGCTCTCGCCACGGTTCCGAAACCCAAGCCCGAACCGACTGATGTCTGCATTCGTATCAAGGCCGTGGCACTCAACCCCCTGGACTACAAGATGTTGACTCGCGGAGAGATGATCAGATCTTGGCCTGCAGTCTTTGGTCTCGACGGCGCCGGTATCGTCGAGGAAATTGGTGACGAGGTCACTGACTTCAAGCCGGGTCAAGAGGTCTTTGCCCTCTGCGGCATCGGCGGCAAGACAGCTGGCTTCCAAGAAGTCGTCACTGTGCCTCAGCATTTCGTATCTCAGAAACCTGCATCGCTCACTTTTGAGCAAGTTGTGTCTCTGCC CATCTGTTATCTAACCGCCGCGGCCGCCATTCTCGTTGGTCTCCATGTGCCAATTCCTCATATCTCGTCAAGAGCACCTGGCGAGTCCGTCTCTCCACCTGGAAGcatccttgttcttggcggTGGCTCAGCCGTTGGAGGAGCTGCCATCCAGATGCTTCGGTTTGCCCTCCCCCACGCAACCATTCTGGCCACGGCCTCTCTCGAGCATTCGGAACGCCTCAAATCTCTGGGCGTCACTGAAACCATTGATCGAAGATCATCTTCGCTCGTGTCTGACGTCACGGGAGCAGTTCCAGGGGGTGTGGACGCAATCCTCGACTGTGTTACCGCCGCTGCAGAAGACCCCAACCTCTTTAAGACATTGGATAACAATGGCCCGAGCCTATACTCGCAGGTATTCACCGGAGTCAAGGTTTCCGCTCCCGAGGGTATCAATCAGGCCGTGGTTTTCGGGCGCAACGTCTTTGAGGCTCCCAGGGGAAAGGGGGCAATGGCAGGTCTCGGTAAACTTTTGGAGGAGGGAACCTACAAGCTCCCTGTCCCCATTAAGGTCATTGGCAAGGGATGGGATGCAGTTGGTGCCGGGTTACTTGACTTTGAGGCCCGCAGCAGCGGAGAGAAGCTCATTGTAAGCCTGTGA
- a CDS encoding Cupin-2 domain-containing protein, which produces MDSATEAYAETLRINHFKPEEVPWRRLGQYLWRPIEDGSNTQYRLAVIESLLPPKSDGPVFHFHEMHDEGFYKGTVRFHSPGRPDVDCKAGEMLTIPIRLPHKFSNPFDEEAVFINTATPGFFIRYFEHLEALIGSGKELTPEANIAALRRFATIPLSEEEVNRLEEIAAAKKEVQDKE; this is translated from the exons ATGGACTCGGCTACCGAGGCCTACGCGGAGACGCTCCGGATCAACCACTTCAAGCCAGAGGAAGTGCCTTGGCGACGCCTTGGGCAGT ATCTATGGCGCCCCATTGAAGATGGGTCCAACACGCAGTATCGACTGGCCGTCATCGAGAGCCTGCTCCCACCCAAGTCTGATGGTCCCGTCTTTCACTTTCATGAGATGCATGACGAGGGCTTCTAC AAGGGCACAGTCCGCTTCCACTCCCCGGGCCGCCCCGACGTCGACTGCAAGGCTGGAGAGATGCTGACGATTCCCATTCGCCTGCCGCACAAGTTTAGCAACCCttttgacgaggaggctgtcTTCATCAATACGGCCACACCCGGTTTCTTTATTCGCTACTTTGAGCATCTTGAGGCTCTGATTGGTAGTGGTAAGGAGCTCACCCCCGAAGCCAACATTGCTGCTCTACGCCGCTTTGCGACCATTCCGCTTAGTGAAGAAGAGGTCAATCGTCTGGAGGAGATAGCAGCTGCGAAGAAAGAAGTGCAAGACAAAGAATGA
- a CDS encoding Zn(2)-C6 fungal-type domain-containing protein, giving the protein MWNTQTKEQPQMWSTHDLACAHCRARKIRCGRERPQCESCKRDGVECRYSSPGKRINHVKLLCQNFEALEDQLSSIQSDLSTLTSLVRSGNGAKSLPTPGEDWLPEDTAARSDETAAAPRKDRNIVRDVSQSVDRYHGPSSLYTLCKEFHDDPVFGTSDHDSGDGVAVRVMLQQMLAEASKEQQLDIASDHTGICLPPRQFLNIVVGQFLKSADYATDIFTRSNFQANLDRIYSQPPRPSDEGWAVCFNVIVLLAIGKDQTSHGNSPFIQPFLQTLGMAVNNPRVFLTPRLVNVQALALLSYVTEQYSTTVLAELIFAQACHLARTIGLHQARASLHDCPPEVIIERQKVFRSLYIRDKNAVVCRGATSCLPGYDSSVARPSEGDEARYSSRIDLSKIQDDVYRNLHASESPDLPPSKQTQLLLQLEQKLEQWDSTHRITKIPPTSVDSATLMLSFFTTRLCVLRASEDTKYSHQALRDAKASCLLFLLATTAQPDPRMVEALDRLLGHTRSCSPIILANSDSTREILSQKRASTPDEGEILASALPRLAANFPLAAVFIIARNIIQPIASSNDAFGQPEEEILLLEALRDRYASAADQEHVENLPLKLSRTLESLLRIVRQKVFPKVTSTPSMAFNELSSLQSIASSSSQRGSIGGSLKGTPPDTEAQSTAASVSEAVSTTSMLLPFMQPLESPNGCSPWLGNASHGTMTLSPWPASYKQHPEAAVHVGKRQRLSNQTELFDITTRFTDHHVTRAEEDPLFAFDFLAAANDIPVFEVDE; this is encoded by the exons ATGTGGAATACCCAGACTAAAGAG CAACCGCAAATGTGGTCGACTCACGATCTCGCATGCGCTCACTGTCGAGCTCGCAAGATACGCTGCGGAAGGGAGCGTCCCCAATGCGAGAGCTGTAAGCGAGATGGCGTCGAGTGCCGTTACTCGTCCCCTGGGAAGCGTATCAACCACGTCAAGCTCCT GTGCCAGAACTTCGAGGCGCTCGAGGATCAACTGAGCAGCATCCAAAGCGACCTCTCAACCTTGACGTCGCTTGTCAGGAGCGGCAACGGAGCCAAGTCACTGCCCACGCCGGGGGAAGACTGGCTCCCCGAAGACACGGCGGCAAGATCGGATGAGACAGCGGCTGCTCCCCGCAAGGACCGTAACATAGTACGGGACGTGTCACAGTCTGTGGACCGATACCACGGACCGTCTTCCCTCTACACGCTCTGCAAGGAGTTCCACGACGACCCTGTCTTTGGGACCTCGGACCATGATTcgggtgatggtgttgctgtGCGCGTCATGCTGCAGCAGATGCTTGCCGAGGCTagcaaggagcagcagcttgatATAGCCTCTGACCATACGGGCATCTGCCTCCCTCCTAGACAATTTCTCAACATCGTCGTTGGGCAATTCCTCAAGAGCGCCGACTACGCAACCGACATCTTTACAAGGTCCAACTTTCAAGCTAATCTCGATCGTATCTACTCGCagcctccaaggccatcgGATGAGGGCTGGGCCGTATGCTTCAACGTCATTGTTCTACTGGCTATTGGAAAGGATCAGACAAGTCACGGCAACAGCCCTTTTATCCAGCCCTTTCTGCAAACGCTGGGTATGGCTGTGAATAATCCGCGTGTGTTCTTGACGCCAAGACTCGTCAATGTCCAGGCCCTGGCTTTGCTG AGCTACGTGACGGAGCAATACAGCACCACAGTCCTTGCAGAACTCATCTTTGCCCAGGCTTGCCATCTGGCTCGAACAATAGGCCTTCACCAGGCCCGTGCCTCCCTCCATGACTGCCCCCCTGAAGTTATTATTGAAAGACAGAAGGTCTTCAGGTCTCTCTACATTCGAGACAAGAACGCCGTTGTATGCCGAGGAGCGACCTCCTGTCTGCCAGGCTACGACTCCAGCGTTGCTCGACCATCGGAGGGTGACGAAGCCAGATATTCGTCTAGGATTGACCTCTCAAAGATTCAAGACGATGTTTACCGGAACCTCCATGCTTCTGAATCACCCGATTTGCCTCCGTCAAAGCAGACTCAACTTCTATTGCAACTAGAGCAGAAACTGGAGCAATGGGACTCGACACATCGAATCACCAAGATACCGCCAACATCCGTCGACTCAGCCACATTGATGCTGTCTTTCTTTACAACCCGACTTTGTGTTCTAAGAGCCAGTGAGGACACCAAATACTCCCATCAGGCGCTGAGAGATGCAAAGGccagctgcctcctcttcctcctggcAACAACGGCACAGCCAGATCCTCGCATGGTGGAAGCTCTAGATCGACTCCTCGGACATACTCGGTCATGCAGTCCGATAATTCTGGCAAACTCGGACAGCACAAGAGAAATCCTCTCTCAGAAGAGAGCTTCCACACcggacgagggcgagatctTGGCTTCCGCCCTACCAAGGCTGGCCGCAAACTTCCCCCTGGCAGCTGTGTTCATAATCGCCCGAAACATTATACAGCCAATAGCATCCTCCAATGACGCCTTCGGCCAGCCAGAAGAGGAAATCCTGCTCTTGGAGGCTCTGCGTGACAGATACGCTTCGGCAGCCGACCAAGAACACGTCGAGAATCTTCCGTTGAAACTGAGTCGAACACTCGAATCTCTTCTTCGCATCGTACGACAAAAGGTGTTTCCCAAGGTCACAAGCACGCCATCTATGGCCTTTAATGAACTATCCAGCCTCCAATCGAtagcatcctcgtcctctcaACGAGGGAGTATCGGTGGCTCACTCAAAGGCACTCCTCCAGATACCGAGGCGCAATCTACGGCTGCATCTGTGAGTGAAGCAGTTTCCACCACGTCGATGCTTCTCCCGTTCATGCAGCCACTCGAATCCCCTAACGGATGTTCGCCATGGCTTGGGAATGCAAGCCACGGAACAATGACTCTCTCACCGTGGCCAGCGTCATACAAGCAGCACCCCGAGGCGGCAGTTCATGTGGGGAAAAGACAAAGGCTTTCTAATCAGACAGAGTTATTTGATATCACAACAAGGTTTACGGATCATCACGTTACTCGCGCTGAGGAGGACCCTCTCTTCGCCTTTGACTTTCTTGCAGCAGCAAACGACATTCCTGTTTTCGAGGTTGACGAATAA